One genomic region from Prionailurus bengalensis isolate Pbe53 chromosome C1, Fcat_Pben_1.1_paternal_pri, whole genome shotgun sequence encodes:
- the LOC122481878 gene encoding probable G-protein coupled receptor 148 isoform X2, producing the protein MNLSSDHCNISDWLRLEATVKASVYVVAFFFATFVTVVIITIVLQNSTLRREVRHILLCHHLLCISSYCGLGVVFQGMRALLANSPVLVCWVVFGVQLSVGEGILFTLALMAVNTYLAVCWPLKSLSFVDSVKYRILAASWIIIIFKNVCLFLIESANPPRVAVFKSEPLCPVILNGPPARAVGMVFLFFLLSIILTSYFLIYREGKRAGHFNRSNIRAKKTVLIHLVQMSLHVIPILIFIGLGKMCGVFFFALNLVLFGVFAFAQCLNPLIYGLWNRELQSGLYHWMCCQLWCGHIMNDREPV; encoded by the coding sequence ATGAACTTGTCTTCTGACCACTGCAACATATCGGATTGGCTGAGGCTGGAAGCAACGGTGAAGGCCTCTGTGTATGTGGTGGCCTTCTTCTTTGCCACATTCGTCACCGTCGTCATCATCACAATAGTGTTACAGAATTCGACGCTGAGGAGAGAGGTCCGACACATCCTCCTGTGCCACCATCTGCTATGCATCTCCTCCTACTGTGGCCTCGGGGTGGTTTTCCAAGGGATGCGGGCTCTGCTGGCCAACAGCCCCGTGCTGGTGTGCTGGGTGGTATTTGGGGTCCAGCTAAGTGTTGGAGAAGGGATCCTCTTTACGCTGGCCTTGATGGCGGTCAACACTTACCTGGCTGTTTGCTGGCCTTTGAAATCTCTGTCCTTTGTAGATTCAGTTAAGTACAGGATCCTGGCTGCATCTTGGATAATCATTATATTCAAGAATGTTTGCTTATTCCTCATAGAAAGCGCTAACCCCCCTCGAGTTGCTGTTTTTAAATCTGAACCCCTGTGCCCTGTGATCTTGAATGGCCCTCCTGCCAGAGCCGTTGGcatggttttccttttctttcttctgtccaTCATTCTTACAAGTTACTTTCTGATCTACCGAGAAGGCAAACGGGCTGGCCATTTTAATAGATCAAATATCAGAGCAAAAAAAACAGTCCTTATTCATTTAGTGCAGATGAGTTTGCATGTAATACCAATCCTGATATTCATAGGTTTGGGAAAGATGTGTGGggtgtttttctttgctttaaaccTGGTACTTTTTGGAGTCTTTGCATTTGCACAGTGTCTTAACCCCCTGATCTATGGGCTCTGGAACAGAGAGCTGCAAAGCGGATTATACCACTGGATGTGCTGTCAGCTGTGGTGTGGTCACATTATGAACGACAGAGAGCCAGTTTAA
- the LOC122481878 gene encoding probable G-protein coupled receptor 148 isoform X1 produces the protein MSPFCWWSQVALKIMNLSSDHCNISDWLRLEATVKASVYVVAFFFATFVTVVIITIVLQNSTLRREVRHILLCHHLLCISSYCGLGVVFQGMRALLANSPVLVCWVVFGVQLSVGEGILFTLALMAVNTYLAVCWPLKSLSFVDSVKYRILAASWIIIIFKNVCLFLIESANPPRVAVFKSEPLCPVILNGPPARAVGMVFLFFLLSIILTSYFLIYREGKRAGHFNRSNIRAKKTVLIHLVQMSLHVIPILIFIGLGKMCGVFFFALNLVLFGVFAFAQCLNPLIYGLWNRELQSGLYHWMCCQLWCGHIMNDREPV, from the coding sequence GAGCCAAGTTGCCCTGAAGATCATGAACTTGTCTTCTGACCACTGCAACATATCGGATTGGCTGAGGCTGGAAGCAACGGTGAAGGCCTCTGTGTATGTGGTGGCCTTCTTCTTTGCCACATTCGTCACCGTCGTCATCATCACAATAGTGTTACAGAATTCGACGCTGAGGAGAGAGGTCCGACACATCCTCCTGTGCCACCATCTGCTATGCATCTCCTCCTACTGTGGCCTCGGGGTGGTTTTCCAAGGGATGCGGGCTCTGCTGGCCAACAGCCCCGTGCTGGTGTGCTGGGTGGTATTTGGGGTCCAGCTAAGTGTTGGAGAAGGGATCCTCTTTACGCTGGCCTTGATGGCGGTCAACACTTACCTGGCTGTTTGCTGGCCTTTGAAATCTCTGTCCTTTGTAGATTCAGTTAAGTACAGGATCCTGGCTGCATCTTGGATAATCATTATATTCAAGAATGTTTGCTTATTCCTCATAGAAAGCGCTAACCCCCCTCGAGTTGCTGTTTTTAAATCTGAACCCCTGTGCCCTGTGATCTTGAATGGCCCTCCTGCCAGAGCCGTTGGcatggttttccttttctttcttctgtccaTCATTCTTACAAGTTACTTTCTGATCTACCGAGAAGGCAAACGGGCTGGCCATTTTAATAGATCAAATATCAGAGCAAAAAAAACAGTCCTTATTCATTTAGTGCAGATGAGTTTGCATGTAATACCAATCCTGATATTCATAGGTTTGGGAAAGATGTGTGGggtgtttttctttgctttaaaccTGGTACTTTTTGGAGTCTTTGCATTTGCACAGTGTCTTAACCCCCTGATCTATGGGCTCTGGAACAGAGAGCTGCAAAGCGGATTATACCACTGGATGTGCTGTCAGCTGTGGTGTGGTCACATTATGAACGACAGAGAGCCAGTTTAA